From a region of the Leptospiraceae bacterium genome:
- a CDS encoding NHL repeat-containing protein has protein sequence MGGTVSGLSGTVVIQSNQGESLTITANGSFQFTKKYMQGTGYTVYVTTQPSGQNCTVTNRYELISSDVTNIAISCSDLVSIGGGSGSSNGTTATRVYGQGGSFTSNTINNGGVSPVSLNGAWGLAIDSSGGLYVCDWENHRVLYYPSGSTTATRVYGQGGSFTSNTLNNGGISANSLNSPRGLAVDSSGGLYIADRSNNRVLYYASGSTTSTRVYGQSGSFTTASASSVTADTLNIPSSVAVDSSGGVYIVSGSRVLYYTSGSTTATRVYGQGGSFNSGIANNGGISADSLNQASGVALDATGDLYIADTYNFRVLFYPSGSTTATRVYGQNGSFTTAVVSPPTTFGNTGGSLALGTDSSGGLYVLLIPPIIVCCFFRRVAQLRLESMDKPEVLILG, from the coding sequence TTGGGTGGAACAGTATCTGGTCTTTCGGGAACAGTTGTAATACAAAGCAATCAAGGCGAAAGTCTCACTATTACTGCAAATGGGAGTTTTCAGTTTACAAAGAAATACATGCAGGGAACAGGGTACACTGTGTATGTTACAACCCAACCTTCAGGGCAGAATTGTACAGTTACAAATAGATACGAACTCATTTCGAGTGATGTAACAAATATCGCGATTAGCTGCTCTGACCTAGTTTCTATTGGAGGTGGCTCAGGAAGTTCAAATGGTACAACTGCGACTAGAGTCTATGGTCAGGGTGGAAGCTTTACTTCGAACACAATTAATAACGGAGGCGTATCCCCCGTTTCTCTTAATGGAGCGTGGGGGCTTGCAATAGACTCTAGTGGAGGCTTGTACGTATGTGATTGGGAAAACCACCGTGTATTGTATTATCCATCTGGTAGCACAACTGCAACAAGAGTCTATGGACAAGGAGGAAGTTTTACTTCAAACACATTAAATAATGGGGGAATATCTGCCAATTCCTTGAATTCTCCAAGAGGGCTTGCAGTAGATTCTAGTGGAGGTTTGTATATAGCTGATAGATCCAACAATCGAGTATTGTATTATGCTTCTGGTAGTACAACCTCTACTCGAGTCTATGGACAAAGTGGGAGTTTTACAACAGCTTCAGCTTCTTCGGTAACCGCTGACACATTAAATATTCCTAGTAGTGTAGCAGTTGATTCTAGTGGTGGTGTTTACATTGTTTCGGGCAGTCGTGTATTGTATTATACCTCTGGTAGTACAACTGCGACTAGGGTCTATGGACAGGGTGGAAGTTTTAATTCTGGGATAGCAAATAATGGGGGAATATCTGCGGATTCTTTAAATCAAGCATCTGGGGTCGCCTTGGATGCTACCGGTGATTTGTATATAGCTGATACCTATAACTTTCGTGTCTTGTTCTATCCATCAGGCAGTACAACTGCAACTAGAGTCTATGGACAAAATGGTAGTTTTACAACGGCGGTTGTGAGCCCTCCAACCACCTTTGGTAATACAGGTGGTTCACTCGCACTCGGGACAGACTCTAGTGGGGGTTTGTATGTACTTCTGATCCCTCCAATCATCGTGTGTTGTTTTTTCCGTCGGGTAGCACAACTTCGACTAGAGTCTATGGACAAGCCGGAAGTTTTAATTCTGGGATAG
- a CDS encoding PD-(D/E)XK nuclease family transposase: protein MIANLDNEVFFKKAFTDTFVLKHFVKDVLEMDLEFDKVETEKSFDPRIGNIDFKYDIFAESTDKRVIIEIQKVDYDYNFDRFLHYFLMAIAELQRSSKNYGIEKTVYAVIFITAPYKINQKTGIPIKDELLISNLNPKNIKGDELNIYGHSLVFLNPNYKNAEIPARIRDWLDLVYESMHHPEKPSINSNNDGIKRASEILDFEHISPSEWEQSKIREGRKMVQMMAKEEGVEEGKIIGREEGKQEEKERSEKEKEDAIRKAISKRKLTVEEIAEVFGVSVEFVKHFPKGVD from the coding sequence ATGATTGCGAATTTAGACAACGAAGTATTTTTCAAGAAAGCTTTTACGGACACGTTCGTATTGAAGCATTTTGTAAAAGATGTTTTGGAAATGGACTTGGAATTTGACAAAGTAGAAACCGAAAAATCATTCGATCCGAGGATTGGCAATATTGATTTTAAATACGATATCTTCGCTGAGTCCACAGATAAGCGGGTAATCATCGAAATCCAGAAAGTGGATTACGATTACAATTTCGACCGATTCTTACATTATTTTTTAATGGCAATCGCAGAATTACAACGCAGTTCTAAAAACTACGGCATTGAAAAAACTGTATACGCAGTTATATTTATCACAGCGCCATACAAGATAAACCAAAAGACAGGAATTCCCATCAAAGATGAACTTTTGATTTCCAACTTGAATCCAAAGAATATCAAGGGAGATGAGTTAAACATCTACGGTCATAGTCTTGTATTTTTAAATCCAAATTACAAAAACGCTGAAATCCCAGCGCGTATTCGAGATTGGTTGGATTTAGTTTATGAGTCCATGCATCATCCCGAAAAGCCAAGCATCAACTCGAACAATGACGGAATCAAACGAGCCTCCGAAATATTAGACTTTGAGCATATATCCCCTTCTGAATGGGAACAAAGCAAAATCCGCGAAGGCAGAAAGATGGTGCAGATGATGGCAAAAGAAGAAGGTGTTGAAGAAGGAAAAATTATCGGTAGAGAAGAAGGCAAGCAGGAAGAAAAAGAACGTTCTGAAAAAGAGAAAGAAGATGCAATCAGAAAAGCAATTTCTAAACGAAAACTCACCGTAGAAGAAATCGCAGAGGTCTTTGGTGTATCTGTGGAATTTGTGAAGCATTTTCCCAAGGGCGTGGATTAA
- a CDS encoding AAA family ATPase, whose protein sequence is MKPLPIGIQTFRKLIEGNYLYIDKTQNIYQMIKNPAGAYFLSRPRRFGKSLTLSTLEEIFLGNKELFQGLWIFNSEYKWKKHPVIRFDFSKQKANEPKVLIGFINNQLDYIAEAHSIQLSKKEYFERFEELIMKLGATEKLLSN, encoded by the coding sequence ATGAAACCGCTTCCGATAGGAATTCAAACTTTCCGAAAACTCATAGAGGGAAATTATCTATACATAGACAAAACACAAAATATATATCAGATGATCAAAAATCCTGCCGGAGCTTACTTTCTATCTCGCCCGCGCAGATTTGGAAAGAGTCTTACTCTTTCTACACTCGAAGAAATTTTTCTTGGAAACAAAGAACTCTTTCAGGGACTTTGGATTTTCAATTCGGAATACAAATGGAAGAAGCATCCAGTCATACGATTTGATTTCAGCAAACAGAAAGCAAATGAGCCAAAGGTTTTGATAGGATTTATTAATAATCAATTGGATTATATTGCAGAAGCGCATTCCATTCAGTTAAGCAAGAAGGAATACTTTGAACGATTTGAAGAACTGATCATGAAACTAGGAGCGACAGAAAAGTTGTTATCTAATTGA
- a CDS encoding AAA family ATPase, with translation MRFLLLTGVSKFSKAGVFSNLNHLIDITLDNAYSTLVGITEEELKKFSTYISDLAIKENKTEDETLNTIHSWYNGYRFSQKESQSTIHFPLYCYFDS, from the coding sequence ATTCGATTCCTGCTTCTGACAGGAGTGAGTAAGTTTTCGAAGGCGGGCGTGTTTAGCAATTTGAATCACCTAATTGATATTACCCTCGATAATGCTTATTCTACTCTGGTGGGAATTACAGAAGAAGAATTGAAAAAATTTTCAACTTACATTTCTGATCTGGCAATCAAAGAAAATAAAACTGAGGATGAAACTCTAAATACAATTCACTCTTGGTATAACGGCTATCGTTTCTCTCAGAAGGAATCTCAGTCTACAATCCATTTTCCACTCTATTGTTATTTTGACAGTTGA